The following proteins are encoded in a genomic region of Thermodesulfobacteriota bacterium:
- a CDS encoding M23 family metallopeptidase: protein MGELNLVKPINVPEGSKKNHKYGSRGGKYHGIDYPASTGTQVKASEDGKVLRASFNEGGGYGNVIVIYHNPGDPGSGKTKGKYFYTLYAHLDKMYVKAGDYVEKYETVGAVGNTGTSTGPHLHFEVIEANTELSWKPTGSTGVPGGGDIRKDPNDYYSKRREVAGTLPDMVERAVIDRIDFKPDIDLKRRDSFRVERPHRPAGERQGRLIIMGETKGIIVK from the coding sequence ATGGGAGAATTAAATCTTGTAAAGCCGATAAATGTCCCGGAAGGCAGTAAGAAAAACCACAAATACGGAAGCCGCGGCGGAAAGTACCACGGGATCGATTACCCTGCGTCGACAGGGACACAAGTCAAAGCGAGCGAAGACGGCAAGGTCTTAAGGGCCTCGTTTAACGAAGGTGGCGGCTATGGTAATGTCATCGTGATTTACCACAACCCCGGCGACCCAGGTTCCGGCAAAACAAAGGGCAAGTATTTTTACACACTCTACGCCCATCTTGACAAGATGTACGTAAAGGCGGGAGATTATGTCGAGAAGTACGAAACGGTAGGTGCGGTCGGGAATACCGGAACTTCTACAGGACCACATCTGCATTTTGAGGTAATTGAGGCAAATACAGAGTTGAGCTGGAAGCCCACAGGCAGCACGGGTGTTCCTGGCGGCGGCGATATTCGTAAAGATCCTAATGATTATTATAGCAAGCGCAGAGAAGTAGCAGGCACCCTTCCCGACATGGTGGAACGGGCCGTCATCGACAGGATAGATTTCAAGCCGGACATAGATTTGAAGCGCAGGGACTCTTTCCGGGTCGAACGGCCACACAGGCCCGCAGGAGAGAGACAAGGAAGGCTAATAATAATGGGTGAGACAAAAGGGATAATTGTTAAATAA